A genomic stretch from Etheostoma cragini isolate CJK2018 chromosome 8, CSU_Ecrag_1.0, whole genome shotgun sequence includes:
- the cep152 gene encoding centrosomal protein of 152 kDa isoform X3, with translation MGPLVLDTVEDLRNIQQSLWKLHKLLTDLPDDMLEDSRDSSSPELEYSPCSNKNTGNSPQSTWTQQWSDQPRPTTHEQNCEVNYDQRSHDEYAYEDGAVQINGYHPQSQPLPHTWSQDDPFTQGDYTYTSIGAEKSTETSLTDEYKSKPYPQVTNTAVVYDGEHGGIQNHGDHNKGRNNFQSGALDRVDQHKVSYNPHHPAHQPNMFNSHTVQEEGQFDHLQREFLDSTQQTADREQLAQLQILHKAQQRQIEDLEQKLEDSRRNMRYIEHQFAIAKDEKEGLAVSLKESSQLVEEAKEREFQMLNKVKAMEQQVQALTARDHENMKKQKLAEAAVDTMKQQMLELCRSDTLSKTRQQHDRDLTVMKEQHEAALLSLEQKLDSTSEALNRQVDVGQRLREQVIQLERQREEEQLERARVVNTLSQRLEESQQQCAKLLQTSSVQEMSQIQIKLQQAQSAKALSENMNKVLQEDLAELKEQITLYESAVKHGVIAFEQDSDWENQLSESCVDLGLKKTNRKNGLLHSAALAHLSDSKLPKDEALRLLRVEMQRCLGSLKGKRQKISQLQEELQLCQGRVTKLQTQLDEAKLCSSVREANQMKHPDVTGESQKEFTRLQEDQRHLQEQVELLEMKNKELKQSEEKVRSANLELCTKMRQMIQELDQEKQEAAERSERIHQQYRDDVVDRVRTEIMLEYDAQVEQLTAQHQQQVQQLQTQLSEANDKMLAVQECYISVCKEKDMLEKEQTLSRVNEQKMKEESDTAVEKLRAELEAQHQASINQIKALWSKEKESEIQQQVNSHVALAKAAWKEELQKMKKTWVQRLEEARSEKHRETAEATCQTDEIKASSVTITVEELDSRLGAQKQQLQLEADKIKRKAVEEAKKQAQRELHEKHLEDMAKQVEGAVTRAYNCWIEDLTSLPEYKASLQTEREKWEELQEKCKDQQLSQALREAEEQWHRTHRNRLDEQSSGTQRVEELQEEVAALQSQLEQGRREYAALLKAELAGARAAWNRDKQQEISIIQVRSEQAYQNKLQEQRKKQEQALQQAREDAGLHEKELLLQMEAKLQQTLRAREEEWRCQHAEMEQSQRKQMRDELLAELQTHLAEVQVQLLRDPKTNQQGTEDTRRINGATSEGTITHIIQTSCKDIVNRAVSQAKKEWERLSEERLSRVLKETQEQHEREMDKMQSSLSKKKEQACCRKECAEALGKLQKKNQELHRHLEKACRQLQHSVREHKTALQHLKDEHESSLQKAKEGHLQQLEEVKRARESSGSSNNQQSAHQGLEEMKQQYLMTVEKIRGDMLRYLKESRERAAEMICMEVQRERQDTARKMRHYYLTCLQELLEDGGKTSGAEKKIMNAASKLAAMAKVLETPFKSKSGKNYSLQSCLTAVSTGRNAGFRMNPPTLTELPDIRPEERSHREKTSADSEQKQAAAMTEPLGHQDISASGTKEASEDAVLKPQTNAHTHLRSYKSSQQMAFPSQVDLVNVSVKSKSRELYLQGVDSSNADNCLDSEQQSKPFLIQEAPVRDERRTNWSMSSSDSDTGFQVSVLSYSGRKLEPVKPFSVSAATANDSGEFGGLTPDVSDLTVYNEIAKKTPHIQTLNFQPAKRSTHREPPPGSEAEKQHGVCSRPLFSELRQRQQDSGFDSPFYQHK, from the exons ATGGGTCCTTTGGTTTTGGACACAGTGGAGGATTTGCGGAATATTCAGCAGTCCTTGTGGAAA TTGCACAAATTGCTCACTGACCTGCCCGATGACATGCTGGAGGACAGCAGAGACTCCTCCTCTCCAGAGCTAGAGTACTCTCCCTGCAGCAATAAAAACACTGGCAACAG CCCACAGTCCACATGGACTCAGCAATGGTCAGATCAACCAAGGCCAACTACTCATGAACAG AACTGTGAAGTTAACTATGATCAACGCTCCCATGATGAGTACGCTTATGAGGATGGAGCTGTTCAGATCAATGGATATCATCCTCAAAGTCAACCTCTGCCTCACACCTGGAGCCAGGATGATCCTTTCACCCAGGGAGATTATACATACACCAGCATAGGCGCAGAAAAATCTACAGAGACTTCTCTCACAGACGAGTATAAGTCCAAACCCTACCCTCAAGTCACTAATACCGCTGTTGTGTATGATGGAGAACACGGAGGCATCCAAAACCATGGGGACCACAACAAGGGCAGAAATAATTTTCAA TCCGGAGCATTGGACAGAGTGGATCAGCACAAGGTCAGCTACAATCCTCACCATCCTGCCCATCAGCCAAATATGTTTAACTCACACACTGTCCAAGAAGAAGGTCAATTTGACCATCTTCAAAGAGAATTCCTCGACTCGACACAAC AAACTGCTGATAGAGAGCAGCTTGCCCAGCTGCAGATTTTACACAAAGCTCAGCAGAGGCAAATCGAAGACTTGGAGCAAAAACTGGAGGATTCAAGGCGTAATATGAGATACATAGAGCATCAGTTTGCAATTGCCAAAG ATGAAAAGGAGGGCCTAGCAGTAAGCCTAAAGGAATCAAGTCAATTGGTTGAAGAGGCCAAGGAGAGAGAGTTTCAAATGCTAAACAAAGTGAAGGCAATGGAACAGCAAGTACAAGCTCTTACTGCAAGAGATCATGAG AACATGAAGAAGCAGAAGTTGGCAGAGGCTGCAGTTGACACCATGAAGCAGCAGATGTTGGAGCTTTGTCGCTCTGACACTCTGTCCAAAACGCGGCAGCAGCATGACCGAGACCTAACCGTCATGAAGGAGCAGCATGAGGCTGCACTGTTGTCACTAGAGCAGAAGCTAGACTCTACCTCTGAGGCTCTAAACAGACAG GTTGATGTTGGTCAGAGGTTACGGGAGCAGGTTATACAGCTGGAGCGccagagagaagaagagcaaCTGGAGAGAGCCCGAGTCGTCAACACCCTCAGTCAGCGTCTTGAGGAGAGTCAACAACAATGTGCCAAGCTGCTGCAGACAA GTTCAGTGCAGGAAATGAGTCAGATACAAATCAAATTACAACAGGCTCAATCAGCCAAGGCACTAAGTGAAAACATGAACAAAGTTTTACAG GAGGATCTGGCCGAGTTAAAGGAACAGATCACTCTGTATGAATCTGCTGTGAAACACGGTGTTATTGCATTCGAACAGGACAGTGACTGGGAGAACCAGCTTTCTGAATCCTGTGTGGATTTaggattaaagaaaacaaacaggaaaaatggCTTGCTTCACAG TGCTGCCCTGGCTCACCTGTCGGACTCCAAGCTGCCCAAAGATGAAGCTTTGCGGCTGCTGCGAGTGGAGATGCAGCGTTGCCTGGGTAGCCTGAAGGGGAAGCGTCAGAAAATCAGTCAGCTGCAGGAGGAGCTCCAGCTCTGTCAGGGTCGAGTGACCAAGCTGCAGACCCAGTTAGACGAAGCCAAGCTCTGCTCTTCG GTCCGAGAGGCCAATCAGATGAAACATCCAGACGTAACTGGAGAGTCTCAGAAAGAGTTCACGAGACTACAGGAAGACCAACGACACTTGCAGGAACAAGTGGAG CTGTTAGAAATGAAGAATAAGGAGCTGAAACAGAGTGAGGAGAAGGTGAGGTCTGCCAACTTGGAGCTTTGCACCAAGATGAGGCAGATGATCCAGGAACTAGACCAAGAGAAGCAGGAGGCTGCTGAGAG ATCTGAGCGGATTCATCAGCAGTATAGGGACGATGTGGTGGACCGGGTCAGAACCGAGATCATGCTGGAATACGATGCTCAGGTTGAACAGCTGACTGCACAGCACCAGCAGCAGGTCCAACAGTTACA GACCCAGTTGTCTGAGGCTAATGATAAGATGTTGGCTGTGCAAGAGTGTTACATATCTGTCTGCAAGGAGAAGGACATGCTTGAGAAGGAGCAGACTTTGAGCAGAGTAAATGAG caaaaaatgaaagaagagagCGATACAGCTGTGGAGAAGCTGAGGGCTGAGCTTGAGGCTCAGCATCAGGCCTCAATAAACCAGATCAAAGCTCTCTGGTCCAAAGAAAAGGAGTCTGAGATCCAGCAGCAGGTGAATTCTCACGTAGCCTTGGCCAAGGCTGCTTGGAAGGAGGAACTGCAAAAG ATGAAGAAGACCTGGGTCCAGAGGCTGGAGGAGGCCAGgagtgagaaacacagagagactgcTGAGGCAACCTGTCAGACAGATGAGATTAAGGCCAGCAGCGTGACAATTACTGTTGAAGAATTGGACTCCAGGCTCGGTGCCCAGAAACAGCAGCTGCAACTGGAGGCTGACAAAATCAAACGCAAAGCTGTGGAGGAAGCCAAGAAGCAAGCCCAGAGAGAGCTGCACGAGAAACATCTGGAGGACATGGCCAAACAg gttGAAGGTGCTGTTACCAGGGCCTACAATTGCTGGATTGAGGATTTGACTTCATTACCAGAATACAAAGCTTCTCTccaaacagagagggagaaatggGAAGAACTacaagaaaaatgcaaagacCAACAG TTATCCCAGGCCCTGAGGGAGGCAGAGGAGCAGTGGCATAGGACGCACAGGAATCGTCTGGACGAACAGAGCTCCGGAACGCAGAGGGTGGAGGAGCTCCAAGAGGAGGTGGCAGCTCTCCAGAGTCAGCTGGAGCAAGGCAGGAGAGAGTACGCTGCTCTGCTGAAGGCTGAGCTGGCTGGAGCTAGAGCAGCCTGGAATCGAGACAAACAGCAGGAGATCTCTATCATCCAGGTCCGCAGCGAGCAGGCGTACCAAAACAAGCTGCAAGAGCAGCGCAAAAAGCAGGAGCAGGCTTTGCAGCAGGCCAGAGAGGATGCTGGTCTCCATGAGAAGGAGCTGCTCCTGCAGATGGAGGCCAAGTTACAGCAGACTCTGAGGGCCCGAGAGGAGGAGTGGAGATGTCAGCACGCAGAGATGGAGCAGTCCCAGAGAAAGCAGATGAGAGATGAATTACTAGCAGAGCTACAGACTCATCTGGCAGAGGTACAGGTACAACTTCTCAGGGATCCCAAAACAAATCAGCAGGGCACTGAAGACACCAGGAGGATCAACGGGGCCACGTCAGAGGgcacaataacacacataatTCAAACATCCTGCAAAGACATAGTCAACAGAGCAGTATCTCAAGCCAAGAAGGAATGGGAGAGG TTAAGTGAGGAAAGACTGAGCCGTGtgttaaaagaaacacaggaGCAGCATGAGAGAGAAATGGACAAAATGCAAA GCTCTTTGTCTAAGAAGAAGGAGCAGGCTTGCTGCAGGAAGGAGTGTGCTGAGGCTTTAGGTAAACTGCAGAAGAAAAACCAGGAGCTCCACAGACACTTAGAGAAAGCCTGTCGTCAACTCCAGCACAGTGTTCGTGAGCACAAAACTGCCTTGCAACATCTGAAAG ATGAGCATGAAAGCAGCTTACAAAAGGCAAAGGAAGGACAtctgcagcagctggaggaggtGAAGAGAGCCAGAGAATCCTCagg GAGTTCTAATAACCAACAAAGTGCTCATCAAGGCCTTGAGGAGATGAAGCAGCAATACTTGATGACTGTAGAAAAGATCAGAG GAGACATGCTGCGTTACCTTAAGGAAAGTCGGGAGCGAGCAGCAGAGATGATCTGCATGGAGGTGCAGAGGGAGAGGCAGGACACAGCCAGAAAGATGCGGCACTATTATCTGACCTGTCTGCAGGAGTTACTGGAGGACGGGGGAAAGACTTCAGG GgctgaaaagaaaataatgaatgcTGCAAGCAAGCTGGCAGCCATGGCTAAAGTGCTGGAGACACCTTTCAAAAGTAAATCTGGAAAGAACTACAGTTTACAAA GCTGTTTGACGGCTGTGTCCACAGGTAGAAACGCGGGTTTCAGGATGAACCCGCCAACACTAACTGAGCTTCCTGACATAAGGCCAGAGGAGAGATCCCACAGGGAAAAGACTTCTGCTGATTCAgagcagaaacaagctgcagcaATGACTGAACCTTTGGGTCACCAGGACATTTCTGCATCTGGGACGAAGGAGGCCTCAGAAGATGCGGTGCTGAAGCCACAAACTAATGCTCATACTCACCTCCGCTCTTACAAATCTTCTCAACAGATGGCTTTTCCTTCCCAGGTGGATTTAGTTAACGTGTCTGTGAAAAGTAAAAGCAGGGAGCTGTACCTGCAGGGGGTTGACTCCAGCAACGCGGACAACTGCCTCGACTCAGAGCAACAAAGTAAACCGTTCCTCATCCAGGAGGCTCCTGTCAGAGACGAGAGAAGGACCAACTGGAGCATGAGCAGTAGTGACTCGGACACAGGCTTCCAGGTTTCAGTACTCTCGTACTCGGGGAGGAAACTAGAGCCAGTGAAGcccttttctgtctctgctgcaACAGCCAATGACTCAGGAGAGTTTGGCGGCCTCACCCCAGATGTTTCTGACCTGACTGTCTATAATGAAATTGCCAAAAAGACACCTCACATCCAGACTTTAAACTTTCAGCCTGCAAAGAGaagtacacacagagagccCCCCCCAGGCTCTGAGGCTGAGAAGCAGCATGGCGTTTGTTCCAGGCCTCTGTTCTCTGAGTTGAGACAGCGCCAGCAGGACAGCGGCTTCGACAGTCCATTCTACCAACATAAATGA